A stretch of Oncorhynchus mykiss isolate Arlee chromosome 12, USDA_OmykA_1.1, whole genome shotgun sequence DNA encodes these proteins:
- the LOC110538947 gene encoding keratin, type I cytoskeletal 19-like, whose product MAASAQEMAPWQVYLASGANRLSHDHREGHWNSVCSGAGGYGTRISMEYASSVPVSVTNVPNSLCVNERENMQELNDRFASYLEKVHQLEAANAQLELQIKEHLERSSLGDRKDMGGHLGMIDNLRNQISEWYTTHAQLRLQVANAQLEVYGYKYKCEQEERRLLAAEAELSHLQSIQHEFIDREGDLHIQLDGNLEEMDLLTSNHEEGVQGVMAQMSGLVNVEMDCAHSVDLNESLSRLREQCGAMVLKNKTEAESWFRSKVDSMKTQVTVCSDGSEVRQTEIDDLKRKIQDLTLELQLLETQNLSMERDKMEVNEQYSIHLSRLQQHLDSLEVKLLQLCTATEQQAVQYLMLLDIKTRLEREIAEYRRLLDGGGAR is encoded by the exons ATGGCAGCATCTGCGCAGGAGATGGCACCCTGGCAGGTGTACCTTGCCAGTGGCGCTAACCGGCTCTCCCATGACCACAGAGAGGGACACTGGAACAGTGTTTGCAGTGGTGCGGGAGGATATGGAACCCGCATCTCAATGGAATATGCATCAAGTGTCCCTGTGAGCGTCACCAATGTCCCAAACTCCCTGTGCGTCAATGAGAGGGAGAATATGCAAGAGCTTAACGATCGCTTCGCCTCCTACCTGGAAAAG GTACACCAACTAGAGGCAGCCAACGCTCAGCTTGAGCTACAGATCAAGGAACATCTGGAGAGAAGCTCCCTTGGTGACCGTAAAGACATGGGTGGACACTTGGGGATGATCGATAACCTTCGGAACCAG ATTTCTGAATGGTACACAACCCATGCCCAACTCAGGCTGCAGGTCGCCAATGCTCAACTGGAAGTCTATGGCTATAAATACAA GTGTGAACAGGAGGAGAGGCGTCTCTTGGCAGCGGAGGCAGAGCTGAGCCACCTGCAGAGTATTCAGCATGAGTTCATCGATAGGGAAGGAGATCTGCACATCCAACTGGATGGAAACCTGGAGGAAATGGACCTCCTCACGAGCAACCATGAGGAG GGAGTGCAGGGAGTGATGGCCCAGATGTCTGGGTTGGTTAACGTGGAGATGGACTGTGCTCACTCAGTGGACCTGAATGAGAGTCTCAGTCGCCTAAGGGAGCAGTGTGGGGCGATGGTCCTGAAGAACAAAACAGAGGCTGAGAGCTGGTTTCGGAGCAAG GTGGACAGCATGAAGACCCAGGTGACCGTCTGTTCCGATGGGTCCGAGGTTAGGCAGACAGAGATAGATGACCTAAAGAGAAAAATCCAGGACCTAACTCTGGAGTTGCAGCTATTGGAGACCCAG AATCTGTCAATGGAGAGGGACAAGATGGAAGTGAACGAGCAATACAGTATTCACCTCAGTCGGCTTCAGCAGCACTTAGACAGCCTGGAGGTGAAGCTGCTGCAGCTATGTACAGCCACAGAGCAGCAGGCTGTCCAGTACCTGATGCTACTGGACATCAAGACCAGGCTGGAGAGGGAGATTGCTGAGTACAGGAGATTGCTGGATGGAGGGGGAGCCAGGTAA